The Pediococcus inopinatus region TTGGATGGCTCGCCATCCGTTGGCAAAAACTTATGAAGAACTAGTAAAACTTGTAGAAGATGGAATATATTATTTTAACCACCATAACCGTTCAGCAATAAGAAATGGCTTCACTCCAGATGAATACTGGAATGAAGCCATTTAGAAACAAACTTAAATTTATATTATTTCATCTGTCAACTTGACAGGGCCTAGTGCAAGAAGTAAAACTTAATTTCTGATAATTCCAGAGAAATAAACAGATGAAACAGTGGCCGATATGCCGCGGTTTCATCTGTTTTTTTACGCAAGCTCTTGAGTATATTGCATGGTAATTCAATGGGAATGTGAGAGAATGAAAACATAAACTAATTTTGGAGCGCTATTATGACGACATTATGGAATACATTTTTAGATCAAAGAACCGAACTTCTTAAAGCATTGTGGGAACATTTACAGATCTCACTAACCTCTTTACTGATCGCCATCGTGATTGCGGTACCTTTGGCAATTTGGGCAACTCACCATAAAAGTGTGGCAGAGGTCCTTTTACAAATTACGAGTGTGCTACAAACGATTCCTTCACTGGCTTTGTTGGGGTTGTTAATCCCACTGGTGGGAATTGGAAGTGTACCAGCGGTTATCGCGCTAGTTGTTTATGCACTATTACCTATTTTTCAAAATACATATGTGGGAATTGATGAAATCGATCCCTCCATCGAAGAGGCTGCGGATGCATTCGGAATGTCGCGACTGCGGAAACTGTGTAAAGTAGAAATCCCGATTGCACTACCTGTAATTATATCTGGGATTCGAACTGCTTTAGTCCAGATTGTTGGAACTGCAACTTTGGCTGCTTTGATTGGCGCGGGTGGTCTAGGTAACTTTATCTTACTCGGAATTGACCAAAATGATACGGCATTAATTTTAATTGGGGCAATTTCATCAGCTTTACTTGCGATTATTTTAAGTACCTTGATCAAAGTTCTCCAAAAAGCCCGGTTACGAACCGTTATCGTGACCATTGCTGTGATTATTGTCGGGTTTGTTGGAGTGAGCGGCTATCAGGCTGCGGCCCAACCTAAAGAAAATATTATTATTGCCGGCAAACTCGGCTCAGAACCGGATATTTTAATTAATATGTATAAAGATTTGATTGAACAAGATGATAAACATGTCACCGTGACCCTGAAACCAAACTTTGGGACAACTAGTTTCCTATTCAATGCACTTAAAAGTAAAAGTATTGATATGTATCCGGAATTTTCTGGGACTGTGCTCGAAAGCCTGGTTAAAAGCAAAGGCAATACCGCTAATTTGAGTGCTCATAAAACTTATGTGAAGGCTCGATATGAACTCAAGTCGCAAAACGATATGGCCTATTTGAAGCCCATGAAATATCAAAATACTTTTGCGGTGGCTGTTAAAAGATCATTTGCAGAAAAATATCATTTGAAATCAATCGGAGATTTACGTAAAATCGAAAACCAAATTAATGCCGGGATGACCTTGGAATTTATGAACCGCCAAGATGGATTAAAAGGGATTAAGAAAAAGTATGGCTTAGATTTCAAGGTAAGTTCAATGCAAGCCAGTTTACGGTATGAGGCACTGAAGCGCGGAAATATTAACGTGGGAGATGCTTATTCGACGGATAGTCAGATTAAGCAGCTCGATTTAGTAATGTTAAAAGATACTAAGCATGTATTTCCCCCTTATCAAGGAGCCCCCATCATGTCTGAAAAGTTTGCAACCAGTCATCCTCAGATTGTAAAATCCTTGAACAAGTTATCGGGTAAGATCTCGGATTCGGATATGCAGGAAATGAATTATAAAGTAAATGTGAAAAAAGAGTCCGCTGCGAAAGTCGCCAAGCAGTACTTAATTTCTCATGGATTGTTGAGGGATGATAAATGATGAAACCCAAAGTACCCATTATTGAGTTTAAAGATGTCCGAAAAGAATTTGGTGAAAACTTGGCCATTCAAGATCTGAATTTGGCAATTCAACCGGGCGAACTTTTTGTCCTGGTTGGGACTTCTGGAAGCGGAAAAACAACGACTTTAAAAATGATTAACCAATTGATTACCCAATCAGATGGTGACATTCTTTTTAACGGCAAAAAATTGAAAGAATTTGATACGCAAAGTTTACGACTTGATATTGGTTATGTACTCCAACAAATTGCGCTATTTCCAACGATGACAGTTGCCCAAAATGTGAGTGTCATTCCAGAAATGAAGAAAATTCCGAAGAAAACAACGGCCGAAATTGTTGATAATCTCCTTACCCAAGTTGGTCTGGACCCCAAAGAATATCGTGATCGGATGCCGGATGAATTATCAGGTGGAGAACAGCAACGAATTGGCATTATTCGAGCAATTGCGGCCAAGCCCCCAGTTGTTTTATTTGATGAACCTTTTAGTGCTTTGGATCCAATTGTGCGAACACAACTACAAGATTTAGTGTTAGATTTACATCAAAAAATGCATAATACGATTATCTTCGTGACCCATGACATGGATGAAGCATTGAAATTGGGTGACCGAATTGGCGTGATGAGTCACGGCCAGCTCCTTCAAACGGATACTCCGGAAAATATCGTGCAGCATCCGGTTAACCAATTTATAGAAAATTTCTTTGCTAGTTCAGTTGCAAAAAATATCTATGAAACCCAGCTGGCTAAACTAGTAAAATCGGGATATGTCCTAAAAAGTAGTAATGCTGCAAATAACTTGAAGGAGCTCGACGATACGGAGACCTTGGAGAGTGCCTTTATGGAACTGGCAGAAAATGATGAGATTTTGGTGATGCATGATCAAAAGAAAGTCGGATATCTAAATCGGCAACAAGTCATGCGTTATTTAAGTGAAGTTCAACGATAAACTAAAAATCAGAGGAGTGAATCAAAATTGGAAAAATTTGATGTTGTGATTATTGGTGCTGGCCCTGGCGGTGGTGCATTGGCGTATGACTTAAAGGCTCAAAACCTGAAAGTGGCCGTTGTTGAAGAAAATCTATGGGGTGGAACCTGCCCTAATCGCGGATGTGATTCTAAAAAAGTTTTAATTTCTGCTTTGGATGCAAAACGGCATGCAGAACATTTGGTGGGAAAAGGCATTCAAAAGGCTCCGGAGATTAACTGGGTCGACTTAATGAAATTCGAAAAAACATTCACGGATCCGGTTTCTTCGGGCACAAAAAAAGGTTTAGAAGACGCCGGTATTACGGTGATTGATGGGTCAGTAAAATTTAAGGATGCCCATACAATCCAAGTGGGCGAAAAACAGATTCAAGCTGATAAGTTTGTGATTGCAACTGGCGCTCGTCCTGGAATCCTAGAAATTGATGGTAAAAAACATTTTAAAACTAGTACGGACTTCCTAAAAATGCCAACAATGCCTAAGATCATTACTTTTGTGGGCGGTGGCTACATTGCGTTTGAGTTTGCGGCAATTGCAAGTGCTGCCGGTGCGCAGGTTCACATTGTGCATCATAACGATCGACCACTTAAGGCGTTTCCAAAAGCGGATGTAAAACGGTTAATTTCACAACTGGAAGAAAATGGTGTTCAGTTCCATTTTGGGGTGGACGTTAGTCGGATTGATAAAAATGCGCAAGGCTTTGAGCTTGTGAGTGCTCAAGGATTCAGTTTACAGACGAATGAAGTCTTTTGTACCGCTGGGCGGGTGCCTAATGACGATGCGCTAGCTTTAGAACAGGCCGGTGTTACGTATTCCAAACGGGGAATTCAAGTAAATGATCATTTACAAACAACGGCTGAAAATATTTTTGCCATTGGGGATGTTGTGGATAAAAGCCAACCCAAACTCACACCAGTATCTGGATTTGAAGCACAATATTTAGCTGGGTATCTAGCTGGCAATCAGGCGGCTATCACGTATCCGGCAATCCCAACTGTTGTGTACGGGGAAACTCGTTTAGCAATGGTAGGAATCAAAGCTTCTGAAGCTGAAAAAGATGCCGATCAATTTGAAATTAAAGATTTAGATTTAATGAGCTGGTTTACTTATCGGCGCTTGAACGAACCGTTGGCACATGCTACAGTAATAACATCTAGAAAAACAGGTGCGGTTGTTGGAGCCAGTTTGATGAGTAGTGAAGCAGATGATTTTATTAATTATTTTGCGATGGCAATTAATGGTCAATTGACTCCAGAAAATTTAAAACAAACAATTTTCTCTTATCCAACCGCGGCTAGCGATTTATCCTATTTAATCTAACTTTACGGAGGCTGTTATATGGAATTCATTGGGACACTTTGTTTAATACTTTTTTTAACGTTATTTGTTGGGCATTATAGCCAACGAATGGGTGTCCCAGGGGTTATTGGGCAGCTTTTAGTCGGAGTCATTTTGGGTCCGGCTATTTTAAATTGGATTCATTTGAATACCTTGGTTCAAACTTTTGCGGATCTTGGCGTGATTATTCTGATGTTTATCGCTGGCTTGGAAAGCAATATCGCCTTACTAAAGAAGTATTTACGTCCGGCACTTGTGGTGGCCGTGATTGGGGTGATCTTCCCAGTGGTAATCATGGGTGGCGCAGGATTATTATTTCATTTTAGTCGCTTAGAATGTTTCTTTATTGGTGTCGTATTTTCAGCAACTTCGGTAAGCATCTCGGTCGAAGTACTTAAAGAGTTTCACGTATTGGATACTAAAGAGGGCGCAACGATTTTAGGAGCGGCTGTGGCTGATGATATTATTGGCGTTATTTTGTTGAGCATCATGGTCAGCATGATGGGCGATTCTGCTGGAAATGAGAATCTGGGTCTAGTTATTTTAAAACAGGTTCTATATTTCGTGGGCGTTTATCTTGTGATTAAATGGATCGCGCCATATTTGATGCGCACGGCAGATAGATTATTCATGACGTCTAGCCGCACGATTATGTCGATGATTATCTGTTTAGGGATGGCCTGGCTAGCGGAGTCCGTGGGGCTTAGTGGTGCCGTTGGGGCCTTCTTTGCTGGGATTGCGGTTGCGATGACTCCCGCTCATGAAGAAATTGATCAAAGTATTGAACCAATTGGGTACGCGGTGTTTATTCCGATGTTCTTTATCAGTGTTGGGTTAAATATGGACTTTTCCCATTTATTGCAGTCATTAGGGTTTGTCATTTTGATGACTGTGCTTGGGATTGGCACAAAACTAATCGGTTGCGGCCTAGGTGGCAAACTATCAGGTTTTGATTTAACCAGTAATTATGTGATCGGTGCAGGGATGATTTCGCGAGGAGAAATGGCGTTGATTACTGCGCAAATTGGATTTTCAGCCCACTTAATTGATCCAACCCACTACTCTGACGTGATTTTGGTTATTATTCTGGTGACGATGATTGCACCATTTATATTGAAGCATGCAATTGGTCACCAAAGAAAAGTTTTGGCTAAATAAGACGAATTCTAACAAAAGAAATAAAAATAGTAAAAATAATTGCAATTAACTCGGATAAAGAGTATCCAAATCTTAAAAAATGTCGTATAATAAACTTAAAAGTTTCTTAATCAGTCAAAAGGGTTTGGAGGTTTGTCAAATGAAGAATAATCAAGATAATAAATTACATTTCAAAATGTATAAGGTACATAAACAATGGTTGTATGCAGGCCTTGTTTTGGTAGGCATTAATGCTGTAGGCGCATTTAATGCACCCCATGTATCAGCGGATGCTTCAGCAACTTCAACGGAAACTAGTGCAAATCAGACTAAGTCTAGTAGCTATGCTTATTCAGATTCTTATGCAACTAGTTCAGCTACTAGTAGTGTGAGTCAAGCAAGTACAGCAAGTAACGCTTCTTCTGCCAGCTCTAGTAGTGCAGCAAGTTCAAGCAGTGCAAAAAAATCGGCTGCTAGTGAAAGTGCTAAAAAGGCATCTGAGGCTTCAAGTTCAGCTTTGAGTTCCGCAGCAGCTAGTTCTGCTGCTAGCTCAGTAGCTGCTGCAAGTAGTGCTAGCAGTTCGGTGGCCGCTTCGTTAGCTCCTAGTTTAAGCACAACACCTAGTTCATCATCGAGCGTGGTTTATCCAGCATCTTCTAGTGCTGCGAGCGTTTCACCAATTAGTAGTGCTGCAAGTAGTGCGGTTGCTTCAACTAGTTCAGATGCAACTAGCGCTGCATCTTCTGCCGCAAGTGAAGCAACTCCAGGTTCATCTTCAGATTTAAATACTGACCAAACAAGCAGTGAAGCGACTTCCGTTTCTGCTGCAAGTTCAGAAAGTGTTAGTTCAGCAGTTTCCAGTGCTTCAACGCCTTCAACTGCTAGTTCAGCATCAGTCAGCTCAGATGCTAAGTCAAGTTCTTCAGCTGCCAGCAGCGCCACCACAACAATGGCTACTAAGGCAGTGACAACGACTACAACTGTGCAAACAACTGTTATGAACGCAACGGTTTCAAAAGTAATGAGCCAAGCAACTGCAGACGTTCAAAGAGCTACAACGACTCATCAGCGTGTTGATCGAAGCGCTTATTTGAGTGATTTGAGTGTATTTGCGGACACAAAGGCGGCTACAAAAGTTGAAGTTGCTGATTTAAATGATGATTATCAACAAGCTGCAATTCCTGTAGTTCAGTTCCAAACAACTTCACGGGCTATTAGTAATGCTCAAAGTGAAGCTGCCCAGACAACAGAGAAGGCATCTGCCAATAGTGATAAAGATGATAATTCATCTTCTGAAATGATGGCGCAAAGTGCCGGATTTGATGCTGATGGACATTCGGAATTAGCTGGTGGCACATATGTCATCCAAAATAATAAACAAAAATAGAGTTTAATAGAGATTAGAATAGCCATTCCGCTCACTAAACTGTGAGTTGGATGGCTATTTTTGTTTGAAAAGATTCAGCGAAATGGTGTACCACCAAAACTAAATAAGTTGTAAGATAAAAGGCGTGAACTTTTTAAGGGAAGAAGAGAAATTCTTTGTCAAAACGAAATATATTAATTGTGACATGCGCTTTATTGTTATCAAACGCGATGAGTGGCTTGGACAGCACCATTATTAATACGGCATTACCAGCAATTATTTCTGATTTACACGGAATTGAAATGATGGGCTGGATCGTGGCCGTATTTTTACTTGGAACAGCTGTCAGTACACCATTATGGAGCAAGTTGGGAGAACATATTGGAAATAAGCGGAGTTATCAGTTGGCTGCGTTATTTTTTGTGGGCGGTTCCCTACTCCAAGGGCTAGCTCCAAATATCGTTTTTCTGATTATTGCCAGAACTATTGCTGGAATTGGTAATGGAGGTGTGGTTTCGTTACCCTACATTATTTATGCAAGAATGTATGAAAATCCGCGTAAACGTATGCAGGTGTTAGGGCTGGTTTCGGCAAGTTATAGTACGGCAACGATTATCGGACCTTTAGTGGGTGGATTCATTGTGGATGCTTTTACTTGGCATTGGGTTTTCTATTTAAATATTCCAATTGGATTGCTTTCCGCCCTCCTAGTTCAGATTTACTACAAACTAGAAAAAGATCCACATAAAAACAGACCAGTTGATTATCTGGGGTCAATTTTTATGAGCCTAGGGTTAATCAGCTTATTGGCCGGAATTGAAATGATTGGGAGCGCTAGCGGGATGCTTGTAGGTGGGCTCTTCGTGATAGCAATTATTTGTTTGGGAAGTATGGCTCACTTTGAAAAAAGCGCTATTGATCCGATTATTCCTAGTCGACTGTTTAAAAATCGGGCCTTAATGATTGATTTTACGTTATTTACATTAATTTGGGGTGCGTTTGTTGGATTCCTCATTTATAGTCCTATGTGGGCTCAAGGATTGCTGGGTACCAGCGCATTAATTGGTGGGGCTACGCAAATTCCTAGTTCGTTTACTAATTTTATGGGATCCGGATCAGTGGCGCCGTTACGCCGTTATTTCACACCACATAAAGTTGTGGCATTAGGGATTATTATGTTGATTGCCTCGTTTCTGCTCTTAGTTGTGGGTGGTGTTAAAACTCCTTATTGGGTTTTGCTAGTGGCTGGAGCCTTTGAAGGCTTTGGTAATGGGGCTTGTTTTAATGAATTACAGGTAAAGGTTCAACAAGATGCGGACAAGACCGATATTCCGGTTGCAACATCGTTTAGTTTTTTGGTCAGAATGCTTAGTCAAACGTTCACGGCTTCTATTTTTGGGCTGGTAATGAATGATGCCTTGCGAAAAGGTGTTAATCGGTCAAACGGATCAATTACAATGAAGATGATGAATAAACTTAGTGATGCGACCAATATCAAGTCCTTACCGGCACATTTGATTCCGCAAATGCGGGTCATTTTGCATAGTGGGCTCCATAATATTATGGTGGTGGCCTTGGTTTTGATGTTAATTTCTTTGGCAATTAATATCTGGGCGCAAAGAATGGAAAAACGGGTTCAGCCACAAGAATAGTTAATATCTAGGCCGCAAGCGACATTCAGCCCCAAATAATCATTCTGGTTTTCAAACGGACTCCAGGTATAACAGTTAAAAATTGTTAGTGTAAAGTTTTAGTAGGAAAGTGAAAAAGCCTTTTCGCAACACGAGAAGACCGTTAATCTTCTAATTGGGTACAGCAGCCAGCAGCACCATGGGTAATTTGGTGAAGATTATTTCGTGAAACCTGGATGATAGGTGTAGTGGAGGCGTTGATGGGAGAATGTGTCGATGTCACTTGGCGATTTATCGCTTAGAGACATGGGAAGACTGGAGAGATCCACTTCTGGCCTGAAGGGTGAGAAATTAGCTCGCAAGCGACCCACACGGCCCCACATCAGCACCGGAACGGAACCAAAAGCAGATAAGAACTTAAACAAAATCTGATTAGCGGCACTACCTACTAAAACCTGCCACATACTTGAAAATCCGCTAAGTTTCCTATCTGAGTAATAAGTTGTAATATGGAGGCTGGTTAACTACAGAAGGAAGGCTATCTTTCCCTTCGAGGTTATTACAAATTAGATTAGAAAGAAGTTGGCTGTTTTGTCATTATGGCTTATATTGATTATTTTACTGGCTACAGGCGCTGCTGCCGGACTTTTATCTTCGATTGCCGGTCTGGCTTCGTTAGTGTCGTACCCAGTTCTACTATTGTTGGGTTTACCACCGATTAGTGCCAACGTGACGAACACTGCCGCTCTGATTTTTACTGGAGCCGGTTCTAGTTTATCCTCACTGAGAGAGTTACACCACAGTCGAAAAACAGCACTTCAGGTTACAGCCTATGCCCTAATTGGTGGCGTTATTGGGAGTGTTTTATTAGCTTTTGCTCCGGCTGCCACGTTTGAACGGGTGGTGCCATTTTTAGTTTTCGGTGCTGGAATTTTGATGCTTTGGTCTCAATTTAGGAAAAAGCCGACCCAACCTAAACCAACTGAGAAAAGTTTAAAAGTGACTATTTTTAAAAATTTCACGATTCTTTTGGTTGGGGTTTATATCGGGTATTTTGGTGCCTCAGCGGGGATGATCCTGTTATCAATTTTGATTGTGACTTTGAGCGAACCCTTTGCGGAGATCAATGCGATTAAAAACTTCGCGTCCTTTATGACAAACATCTTATCATTGATCATTTATGCGTTCACCACGAAAGTTTATTGGTGGATGGTAGTGCCGCTAGGAATTGGCATGTTCGTCGGCGGGTATATAGGGCCAGTGGTAATTCGCCATGTTCCGATTAAACCACTGCGGACAATTATTGCGTTTGCGGCGTTTGGACTGGCGGGCTATTTATTTTATACCGCCTACTTTTAAAAGAATGCGATTTTTGCTGGGAAATCCTCAGTGAAAATCGCTTTTTGTTTAGAGAGATTTAAATTGAAAGTGTCTAAACTATGCCATCAATGTTAAAATTGCATTAGGAAATCTTAAAGAAAATATGAGGAAAACGCAAAATGAAAACAACATATTATAATGCTGAGGTATTTAACGGAGTCGATAACAAAATTATTTCGGATGCTTGGTTTACGGTAGATGATGAGACTGGCAAGTTTATGGAAATGGGGACTAAAACCCCTTCAAATGATAATCTTCAGGTTGATCTGCATGGACAGTATGTGATGCCGGGACTGATTAATGCCCATACGCATATTATGATGAATCCCGTCACAAGTAAAATGGATTTTTTAACAGAAACGGAAGTCGCCTTTACAGCATTACAAAATTTGAAGGATCTTTTGGAATCTGGTGTGACATATATTCGTGAATGCGGTTGTGCATTTAATACCGACATCAAACTAAATCGGCTCGCAAAACAGCGCGAAGTTTTTGGCCCCGAAATCATGCCAAGTGGGCGGCCTTTTTCAATCATCGGTGGTCATGGCGATGCCCCTGAAAATGAAGATGGCAGTGTTAATTTTTCTTATTTAATTAATTCTCCAGACGAAATGCGAAAAGCAGTTCGAATTGCTTTTAAAAATGGTGCAAAAAACATTAAATTAATGGCGACTGGTGGCGTTATGTCTGCAACTGATCAAGTTGATGATACAGAACTGACGACAGCAGAAATGAAAGTGGCTGTTGAAGAAGCCCATTCAAAACATATGATTGTGGCAGCTCATGCGCAAGGTCACCAAGGAATTCAAAAGGCTTTAGATGCCGGGGTTGATTCTATTGAACATGGAATCTACATTGACGAACAGCAGGCCGAATTTATGAAAGCTAATCATGTATACCTAGTCCCCACTTTGAATGCACCGGCATGTATTTCTAAGTACGGTAAAGGCAAAATTCCTGCGTATATGAGTACTAAGAATGAACAGGTAGAAAAGGCTTTTTATGAACACATGACAATGGCAATGCGAAAAGGCGTCAAATTTGTGGTTGGAACCGATGCCGGGACGCCATTTAATAGTTTTAAAACGGGAACCTGGGAGGAAATGGGGTTAATGGTCCATAAAATTGGTGCCACTCCCTATCAAGCTTTGCTGGGAGCAACTAGTTATGCAGCCGATTTATTGAAAATTAGTGCGGATTATGGAAGTTTAGGAACTGGAAAAGTTGCTGATTTCTTAGTTTTAAACAAGAACCCTTTAGAAAAGATTGAAGCTGTTCAACAAGCAGACAAAGCAATTTATAAAAAAGGCCATCGGGTGGTCTAAAACCGCCTTACTATTTATTGGGAGTTTAAAGATATGAGATACTTAATGTTGTTGCGGGGGATCAATGTTGGTGGGCATAATCGAGTTGTTATGAAAGAGTTGCGGGAAAATTTAGCGGCGGTTGGCTTTACCAATGTCAGTTCTTATATCAACAGTGGCAACTTGATTTTTGACAGCTCGCACT contains the following coding sequences:
- a CDS encoding ABC transporter permease/substrate-binding protein; this encodes MTTLWNTFLDQRTELLKALWEHLQISLTSLLIAIVIAVPLAIWATHHKSVAEVLLQITSVLQTIPSLALLGLLIPLVGIGSVPAVIALVVYALLPIFQNTYVGIDEIDPSIEEAADAFGMSRLRKLCKVEIPIALPVIISGIRTALVQIVGTATLAALIGAGGLGNFILLGIDQNDTALILIGAISSALLAIILSTLIKVLQKARLRTVIVTIAVIIVGFVGVSGYQAAAQPKENIIIAGKLGSEPDILINMYKDLIEQDDKHVTVTLKPNFGTTSFLFNALKSKSIDMYPEFSGTVLESLVKSKGNTANLSAHKTYVKARYELKSQNDMAYLKPMKYQNTFAVAVKRSFAEKYHLKSIGDLRKIENQINAGMTLEFMNRQDGLKGIKKKYGLDFKVSSMQASLRYEALKRGNINVGDAYSTDSQIKQLDLVMLKDTKHVFPPYQGAPIMSEKFATSHPQIVKSLNKLSGKISDSDMQEMNYKVNVKKESAAKVAKQYLISHGLLRDDK
- a CDS encoding ABC transporter ATP-binding protein; the encoded protein is MMKPKVPIIEFKDVRKEFGENLAIQDLNLAIQPGELFVLVGTSGSGKTTTLKMINQLITQSDGDILFNGKKLKEFDTQSLRLDIGYVLQQIALFPTMTVAQNVSVIPEMKKIPKKTTAEIVDNLLTQVGLDPKEYRDRMPDELSGGEQQRIGIIRAIAAKPPVVLFDEPFSALDPIVRTQLQDLVLDLHQKMHNTIIFVTHDMDEALKLGDRIGVMSHGQLLQTDTPENIVQHPVNQFIENFFASSVAKNIYETQLAKLVKSGYVLKSSNAANNLKELDDTETLESAFMELAENDEILVMHDQKKVGYLNRQQVMRYLSEVQR
- a CDS encoding dihydrolipoyl dehydrogenase family protein, which gives rise to MEKFDVVIIGAGPGGGALAYDLKAQNLKVAVVEENLWGGTCPNRGCDSKKVLISALDAKRHAEHLVGKGIQKAPEINWVDLMKFEKTFTDPVSSGTKKGLEDAGITVIDGSVKFKDAHTIQVGEKQIQADKFVIATGARPGILEIDGKKHFKTSTDFLKMPTMPKIITFVGGGYIAFEFAAIASAAGAQVHIVHHNDRPLKAFPKADVKRLISQLEENGVQFHFGVDVSRIDKNAQGFELVSAQGFSLQTNEVFCTAGRVPNDDALALEQAGVTYSKRGIQVNDHLQTTAENIFAIGDVVDKSQPKLTPVSGFEAQYLAGYLAGNQAAITYPAIPTVVYGETRLAMVGIKASEAEKDADQFEIKDLDLMSWFTYRRLNEPLAHATVITSRKTGAVVGASLMSSEADDFINYFAMAINGQLTPENLKQTIFSYPTAASDLSYLI
- a CDS encoding cation:proton antiporter, producing MEFIGTLCLILFLTLFVGHYSQRMGVPGVIGQLLVGVILGPAILNWIHLNTLVQTFADLGVIILMFIAGLESNIALLKKYLRPALVVAVIGVIFPVVIMGGAGLLFHFSRLECFFIGVVFSATSVSISVEVLKEFHVLDTKEGATILGAAVADDIIGVILLSIMVSMMGDSAGNENLGLVILKQVLYFVGVYLVIKWIAPYLMRTADRLFMTSSRTIMSMIICLGMAWLAESVGLSGAVGAFFAGIAVAMTPAHEEIDQSIEPIGYAVFIPMFFISVGLNMDFSHLLQSLGFVILMTVLGIGTKLIGCGLGGKLSGFDLTSNYVIGAGMISRGEMALITAQIGFSAHLIDPTHYSDVILVIILVTMIAPFILKHAIGHQRKVLAK
- a CDS encoding KxYKxGKxW signal peptide domain-containing protein, which produces MKNNQDNKLHFKMYKVHKQWLYAGLVLVGINAVGAFNAPHVSADASATSTETSANQTKSSSYAYSDSYATSSATSSVSQASTASNASSASSSSAASSSSAKKSAASESAKKASEASSSALSSAAASSAASSVAAASSASSSVAASLAPSLSTTPSSSSSVVYPASSSAASVSPISSAASSAVASTSSDATSAASSAASEATPGSSSDLNTDQTSSEATSVSAASSESVSSAVSSASTPSTASSASVSSDAKSSSSAASSATTTMATKAVTTTTTVQTTVMNATVSKVMSQATADVQRATTTHQRVDRSAYLSDLSVFADTKAATKVEVADLNDDYQQAAIPVVQFQTTSRAISNAQSEAAQTTEKASANSDKDDNSSSEMMAQSAGFDADGHSELAGGTYVIQNNKQK
- a CDS encoding MFS transporter yields the protein MSKRNILIVTCALLLSNAMSGLDSTIINTALPAIISDLHGIEMMGWIVAVFLLGTAVSTPLWSKLGEHIGNKRSYQLAALFFVGGSLLQGLAPNIVFLIIARTIAGIGNGGVVSLPYIIYARMYENPRKRMQVLGLVSASYSTATIIGPLVGGFIVDAFTWHWVFYLNIPIGLLSALLVQIYYKLEKDPHKNRPVDYLGSIFMSLGLISLLAGIEMIGSASGMLVGGLFVIAIICLGSMAHFEKSAIDPIIPSRLFKNRALMIDFTLFTLIWGAFVGFLIYSPMWAQGLLGTSALIGGATQIPSSFTNFMGSGSVAPLRRYFTPHKVVALGIIMLIASFLLLVVGGVKTPYWVLLVAGAFEGFGNGACFNELQVKVQQDADKTDIPVATSFSFLVRMLSQTFTASIFGLVMNDALRKGVNRSNGSITMKMMNKLSDATNIKSLPAHLIPQMRVILHSGLHNIMVVALVLMLISLAINIWAQRMEKRVQPQE
- a CDS encoding sulfite exporter TauE/SafE family protein, which produces MSLWLILIILLATGAAAGLLSSIAGLASLVSYPVLLLLGLPPISANVTNTAALIFTGAGSSLSSLRELHHSRKTALQVTAYALIGGVIGSVLLAFAPAATFERVVPFLVFGAGILMLWSQFRKKPTQPKPTEKSLKVTIFKNFTILLVGVYIGYFGASAGMILLSILIVTLSEPFAEINAIKNFASFMTNILSLIIYAFTTKVYWWMVVPLGIGMFVGGYIGPVVIRHVPIKPLRTIIAFAAFGLAGYLFYTAYF
- a CDS encoding metal-dependent hydrolase family protein, yielding MKTTYYNAEVFNGVDNKIISDAWFTVDDETGKFMEMGTKTPSNDNLQVDLHGQYVMPGLINAHTHIMMNPVTSKMDFLTETEVAFTALQNLKDLLESGVTYIRECGCAFNTDIKLNRLAKQREVFGPEIMPSGRPFSIIGGHGDAPENEDGSVNFSYLINSPDEMRKAVRIAFKNGAKNIKLMATGGVMSATDQVDDTELTTAEMKVAVEEAHSKHMIVAAHAQGHQGIQKALDAGVDSIEHGIYIDEQQAEFMKANHVYLVPTLNAPACISKYGKGKIPAYMSTKNEQVEKAFYEHMTMAMRKGVKFVVGTDAGTPFNSFKTGTWEEMGLMVHKIGATPYQALLGATSYAADLLKISADYGSLGTGKVADFLVLNKNPLEKIEAVQQADKAIYKKGHRVV